ACGATATTGTATTCAATTTCAGCTTTTGTAATATCTCTTTTTTCTTTCTTTGCCACATTGATTAACAAGCCATTTAATTTATCTGTATCGAACTGAATAAGTATATAGCCGTTTAAAATACTATCCTGAATATCTTCCATTTGATTTGTTATTTTTGAATTTTCAAAGGGTAAGACAGACCGAATATCTTGTAATGAATCGAAGCTCTTCTCTTTTATATAAGTTAAAACCTCTTCATGAAATATATTTACATCGATTAAGGTTCTAAAATATGAAATGACTATAGAGGATTTGTTTGAAGCGATCTCCAACGTTATAAAATCTTTAGATTTTTTTAGTAATTGCATTAATTCCTGCAAAGATTTTATAGAGTGAACAGGTACTTTTTCATGTGGTTTCAATTGATAATACCCTTCCTTTCAAAAAGAACCTATATATAGTTTTTAGAAATTTCTATTTTAAAAATGAGGGATATTTATATGTGAATATGCTCCTTAAAAACAATGCCTTTTTAACTAACTTAACCAAAATTAGTTAAAAAATGTATTGCAAGTAAAAATTTGAAATGTCTCCAAGAAAAATTACAATATTAAAAACATCCTTTCTTTTGGTTCTAAAGAAAGGATGTTTTTATAACAGGCTTTTTCAAGTGTCTATTCTATATGGTACATTTACCAGTGTTCTTCTCTTTATTATTTCATTAAGTAACATTGGCATTACATTCTGTATGGTTTCTTAAAAAATTTCAGTAAGAGAATATCTTAATTTTGAAGTGTACAAATAGGGAGAGTGACTTCAACTGTAGTCCCCTTATTCATTTCACTCTTAATAAATATCTTTCCCTGATGTGTTTCAATGATTTTATAACAGATCATTAATCCTAAGCCAATCCCCTCTTCTTTAATACTATAAAAAGGTTCTCCGAGGTATGGTATACGTTCTTTTGGAATCCCACACCCTTGATCGATAAAACGAATGCTTACTTGATTATTATCAAGTATATTTATTTGAATCAGAATTTCCCCTCCCATCGGCATAGATTCAATTGCATTTTTTAATATATTAACAAATACTTGTTTTAATTGATTTCCTTCACATGAAATCAATGGAATACCAGGGTTAAGATCGATTCTAAATTTTATATTATGCATCATTGCTTGAGGTTGTAGTAGCATTAAAACTTGATCCATTAGCACACTAATGTTATTAGGTTGCATTTTTACTACCTGTGGTTTGGCTACCGCCATAAATTCAGTTGTTATGCTCTCTATACGCTCAATCTCTGATGATACTATATTAATATAACCCTGATTATTCTCATTTTCCGTTGATTTTAGTAATTGCATGAACCCTTTCATTGCAGTTAATGGATTATTAATCTCATGAGCCATTACAGTCGCTAATTGTCCTACAACAGCAAGTTTTTCAGATTTTCGTAATAATTCTTCTGTTTTTAGCCGTTCAGTGATATCACGAGAAATACTTAGAAAAACTTTTTTACCATTTAAGTTAAAAACACGAACACTAAACTCAGTTGTTATTACTTTTCCTGTTGGAAAAACATATTCATCTTGCAAAGTGAAGGAAGTTTGTCCTTTTTTAATTTTTTCTAATAACCTTACGATTATTTGAGAATCTTGTGGTACTATATTTGAAAATGATAATGAGAGCAACTCTTCTCTACTATATCCAAATCTTCTACACCCAACAGGGTTTACCTCAATAAATCGACTTGGAGCATTATCTTCATTCAGCTCTACTACATATACCGCATCAGTTGCTTGTTCGATTAGTGCACGGTACTTCATTTCACTATCTCTTAATTGCTGGTGTAATCGATGCCGTTCTCTTTCTGCTTGTTTTCTTTCAGAGATGTCTCTACATATTGCTGATAAAGCTATCACATTTCCTCTTACATCTAGTATAGGAGAAACTGTCAGACTGATATCAAGAAGACTCCCATCACTCCGTTGTCTAACAGTTTCTAATCTAGTAACCACCGATTCTCCTGTTAGAATTTTCTGAATATTTTCAAGCGATTCTTCCATTAAAAAATCCGGTACACAAGGTAATCTCTTACCTATGATTTCTTGTGATGACCACCCAAATATCTTTTCATAAGCTTTATTGGCTTGTAAAATATGCCCTTCTCGATCAGAAATGGTAATAGCATCTAGATTGTGCTTTATAAATGATTCTAATAATTCTTTGGTAGCGCTTAATTCTGATTCTACCTTTTTCCTTTCGGTTATATCAACTGTAGAACCAACAACTTCAATAACTTGTCCATTTCGTTTAATTGGCCTAAGCGCAATAAGAATAATAGTTTTATCATTTGGCCAAGGTAATTCAAATATAATTTCTTTTCCTTCCCATGCCTGGAGATAGTACTTCATCAATTGTGGAACTAAATGTGGAGGAATAATAGAAGCATCAATAGTACGTAAGCTTTTTCCTACCACCTGTTCAGAATAAAATCCGTTTTGATAATAAAACTGTCCATCACATAAAGTGTGTATAAAGTGCTTATCCACTTTTTTAAATTTAAAAATTCCTCCTTGAAGCTCATGTACGGTATCTGTAAGTTCTTGCTTCGATTTTTTTAATTCTCGATTCATTTTAGATAAGTCCTGTGTTAAATAATACAATCTTTGGTAGGCTTCCATAAGAAATAGCCCAATTAAAAGTCCTAACGCTATATATAATAAGCCTCCTGTGTAAAGTAATGTAGTGTTAAATAATACCCCAACTAACCACTTTATTCCAATAAAAACAGAAAAATATAAAGATGCACTTTTAAAAGGATGTAGTTTTTTTACATAAATTTTAAAAGTAGAAAATAGAATCCCCATACATAAATAAGCAATCACAGGAGGTTCCCAATACTCTCCAATGTAAAAAATACGCATTAATATTATGCTAATTAGCGTAATCCAACCCGCAATACGACCAAAGTAAATAAAAGATAGAATAAGAGGAACAACTCGAAGATCGTAGGAAAATCCCATGTATGGAAAAGAAAAGAACATTAACGTAACTGCAATAATCCCTCCATAGAGCTTTTCGAAATATCGACTAGAATTAATTGTAAACACTTGAATAAATATTGCTGCGCTAACTAATAAAGAAAAAATAGAAAGGTTGATGAAATAATCTTTAATAATCATGTAATGTCCCTCCTTGCATTAAGTGTATTCGACAAAAAAGCTAAAAATCCTACAAATTGTATAAACAGTTCAAATGCATAAATTTTAAACTAGGATAAAATCTGGAAAAGTAAATAAGGAACACAGCAGATGGGATATTTTAATGAAAAATAGTTCAAAAAAGATAATAGTAACCGTTGACTACTATTATCTTTTTTCTTTAAGTTATCGTAATACGTATGAAACTCTAAGGGACGTGGTATGTCATTTCATCAAACAATGATTATATACTGAGTCATGAATATAGAAATTTCAGCAGTAATTTTTGAAAAATAACATAAAAAACAAAACTATCTTTGAAAATGGAAAAAATCTATATGAATGTCAACTAATCTATGTACAAAAACGTTCACTTAATTTTGCATAAAATCACTCGACTTAGGAAGCTAAGTAGTTCTTCAAGGTCGATAAGAACACCTGTAGATGCTTCAGGATAACTACATAATTGTATGGGTAATGTACTTGAAACCTTTCGGTAAAACCATACACATAATACAACTAACTCCTTGGTTCAATATTTACTTTTTCGCTGAACAAATTCTTTTTCTTGAGCAAAATATTCTAGGATATAAGGAGATTTTTCGATTAACTTGGTGTCTAGTTTATTCTCCAGCTCCAATTACTTCGTTACTTTCAGATTCAGTTCATTATATTTTGTACTTTGTCTTTATACACAACATATTCTTTACCATCCACTACTGCTACTACCGCAAATTCATCATTTGGATTGAATGAAAGCCAATCAGCCCACATGTTAGTATTAGCCCCTCCACTCCACATATTATGAACAGTGTTTTTCGTTAAATTCATAACTTTATAAGACGCATTTGGCGCATTTGTTCCAGTCTTTATTTCAAAAGTGTATGCGTTATGAATTTTTTTATAAAAGTAGAAAACGTTTGATGGACGAAGCTGATTCAAAAAATCCTGTTCTTTTTTCTCTGCAATTTTTATCCCTTCTTGCAAAGTGACAACATCTGTTTTTAATGTTTTCCAACTGTTTTTCGCTGCATTCAAGCTAGGGGTTAAGAATTTATATTTATTTTGATCAGCTTTTTGATCAGCTTTATCAATATGTCCCAGTACACCCGAATATTGAGAATCTAAATCCTCCCATTGCGTAGACATATAAGTAAGAGCAGTGATAGCACTATCAAGCATACTATGCATATCACTAATATTATGAAATGCAACTCCAACTATACGATTCAATGTTATTTTATAATCTACAGTCTGACGCAATTTTGCTAATTCAGGTTCTAGCCAACCTAACTTACCTCTTGCATCACCTATCATTATGCCACCAGCAATCAAGGTTGGAATAAAGGGGATTTTCACCATGTCTAACCCCTTAGATTCTATGTCTTTCTGATATTTTACTTGTCCTAAAAGGTCCTCTAGACGCTTTTGGTCAGCCTCCACATCGGCACCTTGGTTTTTTAAAATCGATTGCAATGTCTCTTTATGACTTCCAAATGTTCTAACATCTTCTCCAATAGCATTTTTTAATTGCATTAATTCTTCTATTAATGCTTTTGCAGACTTTTGATTTTGTTGAATTCCTCCCTGTAAATCTGTAATCCCTTTTTTTAAAGTATCTCCATTTCCAGTATTGATCGCCTCTACTAATGTTTCATAATAATTTTCAAATTTTGTATCGTATTCTATAATGCCTGTCAATGTATCTAAAAGCTGTTTTTTTACTTGTGTATTCCATGTAACAGCATGTGCTCTTGCATTCTTTTGATCTTGTACAATTTTACTAGGTAAATCCGCATTTCCATTAATAGTTATTCCTTCAAAACTCACATCTGGATTATTAATTAGCAAATAAGAATATTCATTCATAGCTTTTGCAAATAAACCAGCATCTTGCAAAGCTTTTTTCATCTGTTCTTCATTTGCTGAAAGAGACATATTTTCAGTGTTCGTTTGTTCAATTTCAATTGCAAAAGTTTCTAGTGGTATGACTGCATAAGTAGTTGTTATAGTTAAAAACGCTGATATAGCGAGTAGTTTATTAGGGATTTTTTTCATCATTTCGTATTCCTCCTATATAAGGTATGGTTTCAAGTTCTAATCTTATTAAAAAGCGATGTCTTTCAAAATGAGTTCTACATCTTTTATCAGTATCGTTTGAACTTTCTTTAGCATCCTTCAAATCATTAAGTATTAAAGAAAATGTATATAATCTACTTCAAATTAACCGATTCTGTTGCAAATTTAAAAAAAGCAATTAAACTACAAGGTTATTTTTTATTCGAATCATACTTATATATAATTGAAAGGCGAAGTCTTTAATGAGACTCCGCCTTTCTGTTATATAAGGATTTATTAATTATTACTTTTCTGTTTAACAGTGTAATCATAGACTTTCCATGTTTTAGTTCACTTTACAACAGAATTAATATTTCCCTATTTTTGTGGAGTAACAGTTTCCACTTTTAATTCCTTTATTCCTTCTTTTAATGTAACAGCATCTGTTCGTAATGTTTTCCAACTGTCTTTCGCTGCATTTAAATTAGGCTTTAAGAATTTAAATTTATTTTGATCGGCTTTTTGAGCTGCATTCTCAATATGCCCTAGAACGCCCGAATATTGAGAATCTAAATCATGCCACTGCGTGGACATATAAGTAAGAGCGTTAATAGCATCATCAAGCGCCTTGTGCATTTCATTAATATTACTGTAAGCAACTCCAACTACACGATTTAAGGTTACTTTATAATCCACGGTCTGACGTAATTCTGCTAATAAAGGCTCTAACTTACCTAAATTATCCCTTGCTACTCCGACTATAATACCGCCAATTATTGGTAGACCCAAAATAGCACCCTTCATTACATTAAACCCATCAGATTCTAATTGTTTATAATAGTTTACTGATCCTAATACTTCTTCTAGACGCTTTTGATCGGCATCAACATCTGCACCTTGATTTTTTAAAATTGACTGCAAGAGCTCTTTATTACTTCCAAAAGCTCTAACATCATGTCCAATAGAGTCTCTTAATTTAGTTAATTCTTCTATTAGTTGTTGTGCATACTTTTGATTTTGTTGAATTTCACCTCGCAAATCTGTAATCCCTTCTTTTAAAGTTTCTCCATCCCCTGTATTAATCGCTTCTACCATTGTTTCATAATAATTGTCAAATGTTGTATCGTATTCAACAATACCATTCAATGTATCTAAAAGCTGTTTTTTTACTTTCGTATCCCAAGTAACAGCATGTGCCCTTGCATTCTTTTGATCTTGTACGATTCTACCAGGTAAATCTACATATCCATTAATGGTAATTCCCTCAAAATTCACATCAGGATTCTTAATTAACATATAAGAATAGGCATTCATAGATTTTGCAAATAATCCAGCCTTTTGCAAGGTCTCTTTCATTCTCGCTTCATTTGCAGAAACAACCGTATCTCCATTGTTCGTTTGTTCAATTTCACTTGCAAAAGTTGTTACTGGTGAAACTACATTAGCAGTTGTAATAGTTAATAGCGTCGATACAGCGAGTAATTTATAAGGGATTTTTTTTATCATTTCATTTTCCTCCAATTTAGGTTTTATATTTCAGTTCTACTCCTGTTTAAAAGCAATATCTTTTGAAATGAATTCTGCATCTTTATGAATATCATTCCAACTTTCTTTAGCGGCTTTTAAATCATCTGGTATTAAAGAGAATTTGTGGTCTTCCATAGAATCGATATTATCCAGTAAATCTGTATAATTTGCGCCCATTGTATTCCATTGCTTTTGAATATTTGTTAGAGACAATATCGCTTGATCTACAGTCTGATATAAATATGCCAATGTTTCTTTCGCGTTAGTAAGCGAAAGAACTGCTTGATTAGCACGATCTGCTTTCATACTTAATTCTCCGATTTTGTTAGAAATTTCATTATAGGAGTCCATATGCTTAGATGCTGTGACACCAGCCGCTGTTCCTAAACCAATACCAGCTGCACCAAGAGCCGAGAGTCCACCAACAACAGCCGGTGTTGCTGTACCGCCAGTTACAACAATAACGACC
This DNA window, taken from Bacillus cereus ATCC 14579, encodes the following:
- the hblA gene encoding hemolysin BL regulatory component HblB; amino-acid sequence: MMKKIPNKLLAISAFLTITTTYAVIPLETFAIEIEQTNTENMSLSANEEQMKKALQDAGLFAKAMNEYSYLLINNPDVSFEGITINGNADLPSKIVQDQKNARAHAVTWNTQVKKQLLDTLTGIIEYDTKFENYYETLVEAINTGNGDTLKKGITDLQGGIQQNQKSAKALIEELMQLKNAIGEDVRTFGSHKETLQSILKNQGADVEADQKRLEDLLGQVKYQKDIESKGLDMVKIPFIPTLIAGGIMIGDARGKLGWLEPELAKLRQTVDYKITLNRIVGVAFHNISDMHSMLDSAITALTYMSTQWEDLDSQYSGVLGHIDKADQKADQNKYKFLTPSLNAAKNSWKTLKTDVVTLQEGIKIAEKKEQDFLNQLRPSNVFYFYKKIHNAYTFEIKTGTNAPNASYKVMNLTKNTVHNMWSGGANTNMWADWLSFNPNDEFAVVAVVDGKEYVVYKDKVQNIMN
- the hblB gene encoding hemolysin BL binding component B, with product MIKKIPYKLLAVSTLLTITTANVVSPVTTFASEIEQTNNGDTVVSANEARMKETLQKAGLFAKSMNAYSYMLIKNPDVNFEGITINGYVDLPGRIVQDQKNARAHAVTWDTKVKKQLLDTLNGIVEYDTTFDNYYETMVEAINTGDGETLKEGITDLRGEIQQNQKYAQQLIEELTKLRDSIGHDVRAFGSNKELLQSILKNQGADVDADQKRLEEVLGSVNYYKQLESDGFNVMKGAILGLPIIGGIIVGVARDNLGKLEPLLAELRQTVDYKVTLNRVVGVAYSNINEMHKALDDAINALTYMSTQWHDLDSQYSGVLGHIENAAQKADQNKFKFLKPNLNAAKDSWKTLRTDAVTLKEGIKELKVETVTPQK
- a CDS encoding PAS domain S-box protein; amino-acid sequence: MIIKDYFINLSIFSLLVSAAIFIQVFTINSSRYFEKLYGGIIAVTLMFFSFPYMGFSYDLRVVPLILSFIYFGRIAGWITLISIILMRIFYIGEYWEPPVIAYLCMGILFSTFKIYVKKLHPFKSASLYFSVFIGIKWLVGVLFNTTLLYTGGLLYIALGLLIGLFLMEAYQRLYYLTQDLSKMNRELKKSKQELTDTVHELQGGIFKFKKVDKHFIHTLCDGQFYYQNGFYSEQVVGKSLRTIDASIIPPHLVPQLMKYYLQAWEGKEIIFELPWPNDKTIILIALRPIKRNGQVIEVVGSTVDITERKKVESELSATKELLESFIKHNLDAITISDREGHILQANKAYEKIFGWSSQEIIGKRLPCVPDFLMEESLENIQKILTGESVVTRLETVRQRSDGSLLDISLTVSPILDVRGNVIALSAICRDISERKQAERERHRLHQQLRDSEMKYRALIEQATDAVYVVELNEDNAPSRFIEVNPVGCRRFGYSREELLSLSFSNIVPQDSQIIVRLLEKIKKGQTSFTLQDEYVFPTGKVITTEFSVRVFNLNGKKVFLSISRDITERLKTEELLRKSEKLAVVGQLATVMAHEINNPLTAMKGFMQLLKSTENENNQGYINIVSSEIERIESITTEFMAVAKPQVVKMQPNNISVLMDQVLMLLQPQAMMHNIKFRIDLNPGIPLISCEGNQLKQVFVNILKNAIESMPMGGEILIQINILDNNQVSIRFIDQGCGIPKERIPYLGEPFYSIKEEGIGLGLMICYKIIETHQGKIFIKSEMNKGTTVEVTLPICTLQN